A window of Coturnix japonica isolate 7356 chromosome 2, Coturnix japonica 2.1, whole genome shotgun sequence contains these coding sequences:
- the LOC107309588 gene encoding PHD finger protein 7-like produces MGQTLCTWLRSTRTVRAETQEDDGSLEPACVLCGLVDENLGILGRRQRIRRLHFHEFCARFANGLCEHSQGYSEPRYRVEDLTRAVREAEQTLCFVCGGSGASITCAEPGCERSFHLPCAYEGQCVTQYSGALRSFCCEHRPQQAAQAAPEADTTCIICMEPVGDSTSYSTMVCPACQHAWFHRACIQEQALSAGIYCFQCPQCRDMNSFLRDMLTMGIRIPIRNPTWEDNNAYAALAVRHQRCDASSCLYPQGREQSGEGPWELLFCSSCAVRGTHRRCSLLSNSTTRWECNACAGEGTASSTSSRLAGLRTTSQHGQQPSRGSTERESSSSTTTTSQAPPGTAHSSRLPETPGLSSRRRPQWRRLGRRLHRTGNSCHELQGCCGSSHHAALIAESSTPDSDSQGTSRSSRHCPAPGYNLRCRQGQRARTRSRSPLQRRAPEAQSRPQTRRGSRQTPTPSAQSGTRSYTTRGAQGSSRASAAADRSPSTRPRRARTRSRSPLHRRAAQTNSQPRRRRGSRSRRRGPAQGRSRSRVPRRAQRVTSRLY; encoded by the exons ATGGGACAGACACTCTGCACGTGGTTGCGGTCGACGCGCACAGTGCGCGCGGAGACACAGGAGGATGATGGCTCACTAGAGCCAG catGCGTGCTCTGTGGCCTAGTGGATGAGAACTTGGGCATCCTCGGCCGCAGACAGAGGATTCGTAGATTGCATTTCCATGAGTTTTGTGCG AGATTTGCCAACGGTCTTTGTGAACACTCACAAGGTTACAGTGAGCCACGCTATCGTGTAGAAGACCTGACACGCGCAGTGAGGGAGGCAGAGCAGACG ctctgcttcgTCTGTGGCGGTTCGGGGGCCAGCATCACCTGCGCAGAGCCGGGATGTGAGCGGAGCTTCCATCTCCCCTGCGCCTATGAGGGTCAATGTGTTACACAGTACTCTGGAGCGCTCAG gtccttctgctGTGAGCACCGCCCGCAGCAGGCAGCGCAGGCAGCACCGGAGGCGGACACGACCTGCATCATCTGCATGGAGCCTGTAGGTGACAGCACGTCGTACAGCACCATGGTGTGCCCAGCCTGCCAACACGCCTGGTTCCACCGGGCCTGCATCCAG gaacaggCCCTAAGCGCGGGGATTTACTGCTTCCAGTGCCCCCAGTGCCGAGACATGAACTCGTTTCTACGAGACATGCTCACTATGGGGATCCGAATCCCAATCAG AAATCCAACATGGGAGGACAACAACGCCTATGCAGCACTGGCAGTTCGGCACCAACGCTGCGATGCCAGCAGCTGCCTTTACCCCCAAGGCAGGGAGCAGTCAGGAGAGGG gccctgggagctgctcttctgcagctcctgtgctgtaCGAGGGACACACCGGCGTTGTTCCCTCTTGAGTAACAGCACAACCAGATGGGAGTGCAACGCCTGTGCTGGAGAGGGCACCG CCTCCAGCACCAGCTCACGTCTTGCTGGCCTCAGAACCACCAGCCAGCATGGACAGCAGCCATCCCGAGGCTCCACCgagagagagagcagcagctctacAACAACCACCAGCCAGGCACCACCGGGGACAGCTCACAGTTCCCGTTTGCCTGAGACCCCTGGCCTGTCCAGCCGGCGCAGGCCACAATGGAGGAGACTCGGCCGGCGTTTACATCGCACTGGCAACTCATGTCATGAGTTGCAAgggtgctgtgggagcagccATCATGCTGCCCTGattgctgagagcagcaccCCAGACTCTGACAGCCAGGGGACATCTCGGTCCTCGAGGCACTGCCCTGCACCTGGATACAACCTCAGGTGCAGGCAGGGACAGCGGGCCCGGACAAGAAGCCGCTCTCCGTTGCAGCGCCGGGCCCCAGAAGCTCAGAGCCGGCCCCAAACACGCCGTGGGAGCCGGCAGACACCAACCCCAAGTGCTCAGAGCGGCACCCGCAGCTACACCACACGGGGAGCACAGGGGTCCTCCAGGGCTTCCGCAGCAGCCGACAGAAGCCCATCCACACGGCCAAGGCGGGCCCGGACTCGAAGCCGCTCGCCTCTCCATCGTCGGGCTGCGCAGACCAACAGCCAGCCCCGGAGACGCCGCGGAAGCCGCTCCAGGAGGAGAGGACCAGCCCAGGGGCGGAGCCGCTCCCGGGTACCACGCCGGGCCCAGCGTGTCACCAGCCGGCTCTACTGA